Genomic window (Deltaproteobacteria bacterium):
AATGGCACCGTGTGGTGACATTCCAGGACGGCCTCGTCGAGATGCTCCAGAAGCACGCCCGCAAGGGCCGGCTGGTCTACATCGACGGCAAGCTCCAGACCCGGCGCTGGTCGAAGCCCGGCGAGGACAGCGACCGCTACTCGACCGAGATCCTGCTGGTCCCGGGCGGAAGGGTGCAGTTCCTGGAACGGCCGAACGGCAACGGCGCCCCGGCCGCGGCGGACCCGTCGATGGCGGCGGACGACGCCGCGATGAAGGACGCCGGGACATCGTCCCAGGCCGCGGGTGCCGACGACGACATCCCGTTTTGAGTGGAGCCGTCCACTTCCTCTCCTCCCACCCTGGGGCTGGCGCTTCGTGCGTCAGCCCCATTTTCTATGGAGCCGGTCCCGAGCAACCACCCTCCGGGCTTCGGA
Coding sequences:
- the ssb gene encoding single-stranded DNA-binding protein — encoded protein: MSPLGGRGACLSLVATQSFGLNRVELIGRLGADVTVNHLSSGGRVANLSIATDESYINRQTGDRVDKTEWHRVVTFQDGLVEMLQKHARKGRLVYIDGKLQTRRWSKPGEDSDRYSTEILLVPGGRVQFLERPNGNGAPAAADPSMAADDAAMKDAGTSSQAAGADDDIPF